One Spiroplasma endosymbiont of Dioctria linearis DNA segment encodes these proteins:
- a CDS encoding reverse transcriptase domain-containing protein: protein MINIFRKWNIDLLSPILLFGADIRVDDKRNLLVKKLREFPEFKNSFFLIPDNIEWKRIQEKLEFNLEEQESLMIQLARLIICFDDTDATSMEKMLSTLISKEKKIIYIKNKDYNNESEFSNIVMKEKYFVIENKFKKIKNNIKKTKKNTLFWTSLYKNDNNNRQLFYNIRKMDKTIRLNNNLTYMFFKDKKREEKHDFNSQNIKYNIDYENKVINVEIPYRQFFNIILCIIASYNTKKISKSTICKDILDEFNLEALQTIKWLSSRHKHKNRREVLIEDLLIDFRVKTKLNIVNKLCIPYKYIEFTLEILNLLEIISLDNDILELENSVYNNLLQNSLILKKDFYKMKITNFKKQISEISDLIELKDLNYLILKKIKFWCSFRIYRNLKFRQIYTYKKEFKYYKEYHNFFEIIFNSQYLFNKKSIFIDNLFSYRENKNYIQMLEKHVDNSSEYFLTIDIKKYFDSIDINILSKMIWKKLNKILWFEDIKKIVKHFCIKNRGLKIGFSCSPFLSNLYLTDFDEQILKECKKEELIYTRYADDILISSKIEIDQKSILEIISSKFEKLKLEINKVKQKSIDINKNNFKYMGATFIKNNNKIILKKPNSYFNKIKQIFRNDFDYKKLVGMIQHSFLINSENSLKQINNIFKKEFKNEEDIILFLKEYNKNYKK, encoded by the coding sequence AAATTAGAGTTTAATTTAGAGGAGCAAGAATCACTTATGATTCAATTAGCAAGACTAATTATTTGTTTCGATGATACTGATGCAACTAGCATGGAAAAAATGCTATCAACACTAATTTCAAAAGAAAAAAAAATAATTTATATTAAAAATAAAGATTATAATAACGAATCAGAATTTTCAAACATAGTTATGAAGGAAAAATATTTTGTTATAGAAAATAAATTTAAAAAAATCAAAAATAATATTAAAAAGACAAAAAAGAATACTTTATTTTGAACTTCTTTATATAAAAATGATAATAATAATAGACAATTATTTTATAACATAAGAAAAATGGACAAAACTATTAGATTAAATAATAATTTAACATATATGTTTTTTAAAGATAAAAAAAGAGAGGAAAAGCATGACTTTAATAGTCAAAATATAAAGTATAATATAGATTATGAAAATAAGGTTATTAATGTTGAAATTCCATATAGACAATTTTTTAATATAATACTTTGTATAATAGCATCTTACAATACTAAAAAAATATCAAAATCTACTATTTGTAAAGATATTTTAGATGAGTTTAATCTCGAAGCTCTTCAAACTATAAAGTGATTATCTTCAAGACATAAGCACAAAAATAGAAGGGAAGTTCTAATTGAAGACCTTTTAATTGATTTTAGAGTTAAAACAAAATTGAATATAGTTAATAAATTATGCATACCATATAAATATATAGAATTTACATTAGAGATACTAAATTTATTAGAAATAATATCGCTTGATAATGATATATTAGAATTGGAAAATTCTGTCTATAATAATCTATTACAAAATAGTTTAATTTTAAAAAAAGATTTTTATAAAATGAAAATTACTAATTTTAAGAAACAAATAAGTGAAATATCTGATTTAATAGAATTAAAAGATCTTAACTATTTAATTCTAAAAAAGATAAAATTCTGATGTTCATTTCGTATATATAGGAATTTAAAGTTTAGACAGATATATACCTATAAAAAAGAGTTTAAGTATTATAAGGAATATCATAATTTTTTTGAAATTATTTTTAATTCCCAATATCTTTTTAATAAAAAATCTATTTTTATAGATAACTTATTTTCTTATAGAGAAAATAAAAATTATATTCAAATGTTAGAAAAACATGTAGATAATAGTTCTGAATATTTTTTGACTATTGATATTAAAAAGTATTTTGATAGTATTGATATTAATATTCTTTCTAAAATGATATGAAAAAAACTAAATAAAATTCTTTGATTTGAAGATATAAAGAAAATTGTAAAACACTTTTGTATTAAAAATAGAGGACTGAAAATAGGTTTTTCTTGCTCACCATTTTTATCAAATTTATATTTAACTGATTTTGATGAGCAAATATTAAAAGAATGTAAAAAAGAAGAATTAATTTATACAAGGTATGCAGATGATATACTTATTTCATCAAAAATTGAAATAGATCAAAAATCAATTTTGGAAATTATTAGTTCAAAATTTGAAAAGTTAAAATTAGAAATAAATAAAGTAAAGCAAAAAAGTATAGACATAAATAAGAATAATTTCAAATATATGGGTGCCACATTTATTAAAAATAACAATAAAATTATTTTAAAAAAACCCAACTCATATTTTAATAAAATTAAACAAATTTTTAGAAATGATTTTGATTATAAAAAACTAGTTGGCATGATTCAGCACTCTTTTTTAATTAATAGTGAAAATAGTCTTAAACAAATAAATAATATTTTTAAAAAAGAATTTAAAAATGAAGAAGATATTATTTTATTTTTAAAGGAATATAATAAAAATTACAAAAAATAG
- a CDS encoding glycosyl hydrolase family 18 protein, giving the protein MKKLLSILSAIAFTASTSSAVVSCNSTSDNTKNIDKIIKKKDLGKINNVSENILKKALKENNPKVDVDKLALKDVDLFNGNAVFVPKNKATDYSGEARVKFDFGNRKADSQYLWESITNTWLGTIDKNDENTIKEELKGLNPLLNTDQLEVKNINSWGATIEAKSDSTLYKGQSTVSYSVINDASSSKKALSSVVKNSWLGDISVGANKEETERNILTALEQKNSGIKTSELEVRSISDWGAQVSAKENSEVYQDECYISFTLKGNSAGQGAGATSLYNEVKTTWLGNISDTKEATIMEAVKRNNPNLDTSKLTLKGTNQYNSILIPNEAGKEVYKDEVWLSYGISENAKPFEKEELSKVIENKNFDTNSAIKLAEGEELKDLKVKELVYNSNRSLDSNQIEISYITEISSDNNEYQKFSAKVNAKENSYSYKGSAEINFYTSTTVIEAKELSNVIENNQLGELNENTEAAILSTLVEKNPNLDLGSIEVKNITQTSATINSISESKIYKGSAEVNFTVKQEEVVPENKKDLAEDLKQTDLGELDGANTSAILDAVYGKNKNVIKNEIEVKNITTTGAKIKAKAKSEFYKEESEVLITYTLKANGEKPKPSNDALLVGYWYEWGGSEQHNNPVDLLNSNELLNSAYNVIDISFLYTWEPYAMPTFEPFSPTSKTRIKEGIKSLQNAGKKVILSMGGATGGEMRFRQDQTDQLTATFIKYMDEYGFDGIDIDWEGGALGDRESQQTTISALKEAKKIQNSKGKEFMLTMAPELPYLKYNTEAGSQGSYIPFLKGLDGIYDFINPQYYNGWAFGPFIDQEEKDYLGVNKSYISNDDSEYRGEFYYLVTKYLTTKYSSQNDFYEKIPTNKFVLGAATNETAGRGAATRESIYKAYVLLENDNIHIRGLMTWAINFDAVANWMFEAWFKETWGNK; this is encoded by the coding sequence ATGAAAAAATTATTATCAATTTTATCTGCAATAGCATTTACTGCTTCAACATCATCAGCTGTTGTAAGCTGTAATTCAACTTCAGATAATACAAAAAACATTGATAAGATTATCAAGAAAAAGGATTTAGGTAAAATTAACAATGTAAGTGAGAATATTTTAAAAAAAGCACTTAAAGAGAATAATCCAAAAGTGGATGTTGATAAATTAGCACTAAAAGATGTTGATTTATTTAATGGAAATGCAGTCTTTGTTCCCAAAAATAAAGCAACTGACTATTCTGGAGAAGCTCGTGTTAAATTTGATTTTGGTAATAGAAAAGCAGATTCTCAATATTTATGAGAATCTATTACAAATACTTGATTGGGAACAATTGACAAAAATGATGAAAATACAATAAAAGAAGAGCTAAAAGGACTTAATCCTTTACTTAATACAGACCAATTAGAAGTTAAAAATATTAATTCATGAGGGGCTACAATTGAAGCAAAGAGTGATTCAACTCTTTATAAAGGTCAATCAACAGTTTCTTATAGTGTAATTAATGATGCATCTTCTTCAAAAAAAGCTCTTTCTTCTGTAGTAAAAAACAGTTGATTAGGTGATATTAGTGTTGGTGCAAACAAAGAAGAAACTGAAAGAAATATATTAACTGCTTTAGAGCAAAAAAATAGTGGAATTAAAACTAGTGAGTTAGAAGTTAGATCAATAAGTGATTGAGGAGCACAAGTAAGTGCTAAAGAAAACTCAGAAGTATATCAAGATGAATGCTACATTAGTTTTACTTTAAAAGGAAATTCAGCAGGTCAAGGAGCAGGAGCAACTTCACTTTATAATGAAGTTAAAACAACTTGATTGGGTAATATTTCAGATACAAAAGAAGCAACCATTATGGAAGCTGTTAAAAGAAACAATCCAAATTTAGATACTTCAAAATTAACTTTAAAAGGTACTAATCAATATAACTCAATTTTAATTCCTAATGAAGCTGGTAAAGAAGTATATAAAGATGAAGTATGACTTTCATATGGTATTTCAGAAAATGCTAAACCATTTGAAAAAGAAGAATTAAGTAAAGTTATTGAAAATAAAAACTTTGATACAAATTCTGCTATTAAATTAGCAGAAGGTGAAGAACTAAAAGATTTAAAAGTAAAAGAATTAGTTTACAATTCAAATAGAAGTTTAGATTCAAATCAAATTGAAATCTCTTATATAACAGAAATTTCAAGTGATAATAATGAATATCAAAAATTCTCAGCAAAAGTAAATGCCAAAGAAAATTCATATAGTTATAAAGGTTCTGCCGAGATTAATTTCTATACTTCAACAACTGTTATAGAGGCCAAAGAATTAAGCAATGTTATTGAAAACAATCAGTTGGGGGAACTTAATGAAAATACAGAAGCTGCAATTTTAAGTACTTTAGTAGAAAAAAACCCAAACTTAGACTTAGGAAGTATTGAAGTTAAAAATATAACACAAACAAGTGCAACTATTAATTCTATTAGTGAAAGCAAAATTTATAAAGGTTCTGCTGAAGTTAACTTTACAGTTAAACAAGAAGAAGTTGTACCTGAAAATAAAAAAGATTTAGCAGAAGACTTAAAACAAACTGATTTAGGAGAGCTTGATGGCGCAAATACTTCAGCAATCTTGGATGCAGTTTATGGCAAAAATAAAAATGTAATAAAAAATGAAATTGAAGTTAAAAATATTACTACAACTGGAGCAAAAATTAAAGCAAAAGCAAAATCTGAATTTTATAAAGAAGAGTCTGAAGTTTTAATTACTTATACTTTAAAAGCTAATGGTGAAAAACCAAAACCATCTAATGACGCTTTATTAGTAGGATACTGATATGAGTGAGGTGGATCAGAACAACACAATAATCCAGTTGATCTATTAAATAGTAATGAATTATTAAATTCTGCATATAATGTAATTGATATTTCATTCTTATATACATGAGAACCATATGCAATGCCTACTTTTGAACCATTTAGTCCAACAAGCAAAACTAGAATTAAAGAAGGAATTAAATCTTTACAAAATGCTGGTAAAAAAGTAATTCTATCAATGGGTGGAGCTACTGGTGGAGAAATGAGATTTAGACAAGACCAAACTGATCAATTAACTGCTACATTTATTAAGTACATGGATGAATATGGATTTGATGGAATTGATATCGATTGAGAAGGTGGAGCACTTGGAGACAGAGAAAGTCAACAAACTACAATCTCAGCTTTAAAAGAAGCTAAAAAAATTCAAAACTCAAAAGGTAAAGAATTTATGTTAACAATGGCTCCAGAATTACCGTACTTAAAATATAATACAGAAGCTGGTAGTCAAGGAAGTTATATTCCTTTCTTAAAAGGGCTTGATGGTATTTATGATTTTATTAATCCTCAATACTATAATGGATGAGCATTTGGACCATTTATTGATCAAGAAGAAAAAGACTATTTAGGAGTTAATAAATCTTATATTTCAAATGATGATAGTGAGTATAGAGGAGAATTCTACTACTTAGTAACAAAATATTTAACAACAAAATATAGTTCTCAAAATGATTTCTATGAAAAAATTCCAACAAATAAATTTGTTTTAGGAGCTGCTACTAATGAAACTGCAGGTAGAGGTGCAGCAACAAGAGAATCAATTTATAAAGCATATGTTTTATTAGAAAATGACAATATTCACATTCGTGGATTAATGACATGAGCTATTAACTTTGATGCTGTTGCAAATTGAATGTTTGAAGCTTGATTCAAAGAAACTTGAGGAAATAAATAG
- a CDS encoding transposase: protein MKYSNELKIQAVNDYINGIKLKDIAIKYNIKANSSILDWYQKYHESSDIKVFERKKRSKTNEVRLKNKVSKYSEENKELKKRLFELESQIKRSADLIELKKEKKKREQAEKEVELLKKSIASFLIGYQKVNKKAYTKKDITQIYQTVYELSLMGNDAKQTILIYGVGYRSYTNWIKRGKPKYKRQYHIHAKEAVESIYSRKDGIFGAEKARLKILKDFNINLSRETIIELRREVLLKLKKEIASSKSKTRMGISTHKKYTSLDLIKGDYSSNKYLERIGIDGTWFKNIYIGGVKTNAYFYLHMTFTLMKLVHIQLATLKIY from the coding sequence ATGAAATATTCAAATGAGTTAAAAATTCAAGCTGTTAATGATTATATTAATGGAATTAAATTAAAAGATATTGCAATTAAATATAATATAAAAGCTAATTCAAGTATTTTAGATTGATATCAAAAATATCATGAGTCATCTGATATTAAAGTATTTGAGAGGAAAAAACGTAGTAAAACCAATGAAGTTAGACTTAAAAATAAAGTTAGCAAATATAGTGAAGAGAATAAAGAATTGAAAAAGAGGCTTTTTGAATTAGAATCACAAATTAAACGAAGTGCTGATTTAATAGAACTTAAGAAGGAAAAGAAGAAAAGAGAACAAGCAGAGAAGGAAGTTGAGTTATTAAAAAAGTCCATAGCATCATTTCTAATAGGTTATCAAAAGGTTAATAAAAAGGCATATACAAAAAAAGATATAACTCAGATATATCAAACAGTATATGAATTATCATTAATGGGAAATGATGCAAAACAAACTATTCTAATTTATGGTGTTGGTTATCGTAGTTATACTAATTGAATTAAAAGAGGAAAACCCAAATATAAAAGACAATATCATATTCATGCAAAAGAAGCCGTAGAAAGTATTTATTCAAGGAAGGACGGTATCTTTGGTGCTGAAAAAGCTAGATTAAAGATATTAAAAGACTTCAATATAAATCTTTCTAGAGAGACAATTATTGAACTTAGAAGAGAAGTTTTATTAAAATTAAAAAAAGAAATAGCATCTTCTAAATCAAAAACAAGAATGGGAATAAGTACTCATAAAAAATATACCTCATTAGATCTTATAAAAGGAGATTATAGCTCTAATAAATATTTAGAAAGGATTGGAATCGATGGTACATGATTTAAAAATATTTATATTGGAGGAGTTAAAACAAACGCTTATTTTTACCTGCATATGACTTTTACTCTAATGAAATTAGTTCATATTCAGTTGGCAACTCTGAAAATATACTAG
- a CDS encoding lipoprotein: MKKILGFLGAMTFTISTSVSVIACGNKEVTDPAPDENVFEELFKDFENEIQNIFNKHYSEKSLGFSVMNDSVEEKGFTFLNESKLSSLKNGEHVLEGELLNDFKHDLNILLDDTALRTKINALGNQPEYNLLTTGLPNGIYNDLNLKENKIDINIKSNNESNAAGKSKFSATVSFSIAIDINYMKNNELQHKNSDYLALTFSLLNDETISESINQIQLLLGEQLYKSEKSPLFLTDSKLGISDSAFKENIQEDVKNYTNTSSTEGSFKSQIADATKKILEENSIIGSEVITNEQSTENIVWDKQYAKFNSSNAKTITTQSDIFNKILINKDPNVSYEQKQEIIKKEYEKQLDDTNFKKSFESFIKDRGFSSIESKTNFESVLGFGTLNISGLQIKVADIIYEIPTLVLGFDYSVENDNSSLFKRADYSKQILDSMQAFRNSYDISSSEDSIMTFSDERVWKNANELFKNNKDNFSKSELNTLIVGSGLETSPEYNKEIAKNGKIGQFNFYLNSSARFSLTDDGIKYKSGSATGNQLRIQLGVFFIDIHFNSNDNDLLSNGGFLFKKGVS; the protein is encoded by the coding sequence ATGAAAAAAATATTAGGTTTTTTAGGAGCAATGACTTTTACTATTTCAACTAGTGTTAGTGTTATTGCTTGTGGTAATAAAGAGGTAACTGACCCTGCTCCAGATGAAAATGTCTTTGAGGAACTATTTAAAGACTTTGAAAATGAAATTCAAAACATATTTAATAAGCATTACTCAGAAAAAAGCTTAGGTTTTTCTGTAATGAATGATAGTGTTGAAGAAAAGGGGTTTACTTTTTTAAATGAAAGTAAGCTTAGTAGTCTAAAAAATGGAGAGCATGTATTAGAAGGGGAATTATTAAATGATTTTAAGCACGACTTAAACATTTTACTAGATGATACTGCTTTAAGAACAAAAATAAATGCCTTAGGAAATCAACCAGAATATAACTTGTTAACAACAGGATTACCAAATGGTATCTATAATGATCTTAATTTAAAAGAAAATAAAATAGATATCAATATTAAAAGCAACAACGAAAGTAATGCTGCAGGAAAAAGTAAATTTTCAGCAACAGTTTCATTTTCAATAGCAATTGATATAAATTATATGAAGAATAATGAATTGCAACATAAAAATAGTGACTACTTAGCATTAACTTTCTCATTGTTAAATGATGAGACAATTAGTGAATCAATTAATCAAATTCAATTATTATTAGGAGAGCAGTTATATAAAAGTGAAAAGTCACCCTTATTTTTAACAGATTCAAAATTAGGTATATCAGATTCTGCTTTTAAAGAAAATATTCAAGAAGATGTAAAAAATTATACTAATACTTCTTCTACTGAAGGAAGTTTTAAAAGTCAAATAGCTGATGCTACAAAAAAAATTTTAGAAGAGAATTCAATTATTGGTTCTGAAGTTATAACAAATGAACAGTCTACTGAAAATATTGTATGAGATAAACAATATGCTAAATTTAACTCTTCAAATGCAAAAACTATAACTACTCAATCAGATATATTTAATAAAATTTTAATTAATAAAGACCCAAATGTTAGTTATGAACAAAAACAAGAAATAATTAAAAAGGAATATGAAAAGCAATTAGATGATACAAATTTTAAAAAAAGTTTTGAAAGCTTTATAAAGGATAGAGGATTTAGTTCAATTGAAAGCAAAACTAATTTCGAAAGTGTTTTAGGTTTTGGAACTTTAAATATAAGTGGACTACAAATAAAAGTAGCAGATATAATTTATGAAATACCAACACTAGTTTTAGGTTTTGACTATAGTGTTGAAAATGACAATAGCTCTCTTTTTAAAAGAGCAGACTATTCAAAACAAATTTTAGATAGCATGCAAGCCTTTAGAAATTCATATGATATTAGTTCTAGTGAAGATAGTATTATGACTTTCTCAGATGAAAGAGTTTGAAAAAATGCTAATGAGTTATTTAAAAATAATAAAGATAATTTTTCAAAATCTGAACTAAACACTTTAATTGTTGGTTCAGGATTAGAAACAAGTCCAGAATATAATAAAGAAATAGCAAAGAATGGAAAAATAGGACAATTTAATTTTTATTTAAATTCAAGTGCAAGATTTTCTTTAACAGATGATGGTATTAAATATAAGTCAGGTAGTGCAACTGGTAACCAATTAAGAATTCAACTTGGAGTATTTTTCATTGATATACATTTTAATTCAAATGACAATGATCTACTATCAAATGGAGGATTTTTGTTTAAAAAGGGTGTTAGTTAA